The window CTTGCCATTGCCCTGGTTCCCTGGGCAGCGCGGCTTTTCATTGCCCTGCCCCGCTGGCTGGCCCCAAATTTTTCTTCAGCTTTGATCCTCGATTCCCTGCTTCTCAACCTCGACAGGAATTATTTCGCAGCCCTCCTTCCTTTTTACTGGATCGCTGTAACATCGTTCTTTTCTTTGCGAAGCCGGGCTTTTCTCCGGGCCGATATTATCGCCGCGGACACCCTTTTCCTGGTGCTTTTCAGCATAGCCCCCTCGGCTGCCATGGAGGCTTACCGGTGGCCTGTGCTGATGATTGCTGTTTTCGCAGGGGTCTTTTTTTTGCAGATTCTGGCTTTTATGCTTTCCTTGCCGCCGGAAATCAAGTTAAGCAAAAAAGAAGGTGTCCTGGCTGCAGGCGCAGTTTTGCTCCTTGTCATTTTGGGAGGGGCCCTCTTTATCAGGCCTTCGCAGGAAAAAGCTGCGGAACGGGGCGGAGGGCTTTTGGAGCCCAAGCTTTTCCGTTTTGATTTTTCCCAGGTGTTAAGGCTTGATACAGAAATCAGCGTTAATGATGACCTGGTGCTCATCGTAAAAAAGGATGCTGAAGATACTCACATACTTTTAAGGCGCTATACCTTATCGGGCTATGATAAAAAGCAGGGCTTTTACAGGTTTGATGCTATTGATGAGAAGACCCACCCTCAGCGCCTGCCTGATCGCCCTACGATACTCGAAGAGAACGAGACAATTCAGGATTACCGCGAGACGGATCAGGAATATTATCTGGTCAATTTTGATTCCTCCGCGTTTATCGGCATGAATAAGCCTGTGGAGGTAGTGCCCTTTGAAACCTGGGATGCCTCTTCTTTTAGTTCAGCCTATGCAGTGAAAAGCCATACCAGCGAAGCCCTGCCTTTTGAACTCATCGATGCAGTACCCCAGGCGCTCTTTTCCGCTTCAAGTTTAGGTCTCAGCGAAGAAGACTATAAGCTCTACACAGAATACGGCGATGATGGAGAGATTGAAGCCTATGCGCGCGAAATTACCCAGGGCCTGGATACTTATTGGGAGCAGGTACAGGCTCTTTACGACTGGCTTAAGTACGGGGATTACCGTTACAGTTTAAAGCCCGGCATTGCGCCTGATGGGGATCAGCTGAAGTATTTCCTTTTTGATGTCAAAAAAGGCTATTGTTCCTATTATGCCTTTGCTTTTACCCTGATGCTCCGTTCCCTGGGCATACCCAGCAGGGCAGCTGCGGGTTTTTTCATCGATCCTGACACCAATGCCTTTGATTATTACCCTGTGCGGGCTGATATGGCCCACGCCTGGGTAGAAGTCTGGTATCCCGGCTATGGCTGGATAGAATACGACCCTACTGCGGAAGAATTGGCCGAGGGCGAGGAATTCCGTTTTTCTTCAGGCACTCCGCCAGAGATTTTCGAGCGTTTGATGAAAGAAATCCTGGATAACCATTCGCGCCTCAAACCCAGGGAGGGGGAAGGCGAAGAAAATCGGAAGAACGGTCTTGCCAATTTGGGCAGGGAAACGCTTAAATTTGTCAAAACCACCGGCCCTTTCCTGCTTTTGTTCGCAGTAATACTGTTATTTGCAATGCTGCGCACAGGTTTTCTTTTGCTTTCGCTCTTGGCTTCCGGACCCCGCCGTAAAGCCCTCTTTCTCTGGGCTCACTGCAAAAGGCGTCTTAGCCTTGGAGGGTTCAGGAAGCCTCCTTCCCGGGCTGAAGCGGAATGGGCAAAGTCCAGTGACAGCCGTTTTGCAGGGTTTTATGCCCTATACCAAAGCTACGCTGCTGCCCGCTTTGCCCAGGACTATATGCCTGAAGACTGGAAACTCATGGAGGAAAATTACCACCTCTTTGCAGGGGCTTATCATAATACGGTATCTCCCGGAAGGCGGGTTTTGGCCTGGCTGCTGCCGCCCCTGGCATTGACCCTGCGCAATTCAAAGGCCGGTACGGGCAATGGTTTCGCAGTATTACTGTTAATTGTCCTTTTTTCCCTGGCAGGGGATAGGGCAAGGGCTCAGGATGTTGCTGCAAACCCGGATGATATTTACAGTTTTGCGCTTGATGCCCAGAATGCCGAGAATTGGGAACGGGCTGTCGAGCTTTATAGCATGGGCTCCAAATATTACCCCGGGGATCTCCGCTTCCCCTGGGCCTTGGGCAACCTTTATTACCAGAGGCGGCTTTTCCGCCTAGCCTGGGAAGAATACACCAGAGCCGATAAACTCGCCCCCTGGGATCCTGACATCTTGTTCCAACTTTCAAGGACAGCGGCTTACCTCAACGAGGATACCAGTTCTGCCGCTTGTCTGGAACAGCTCCTCATGCTCGAACCGGACAACAGGGAGGCCATCGGCAACCTGGGATGGATGTACTACAAGATACACCGCCTAGAGGAAGGGGAGGCGCTTCTCATTTCAGCTATGGAGCGCATGGGCGTTGACGCTGATTTTTCCATGACCCTGGGGACTATCTATTCGGATATGTTCAATTATCCTGAAGCAAAATACTGGTACCAGGAGGCCATTGCGGGCGCCGAGAACATTGGCGACCGGCTCTTTGCGGCGGTAGCCCATTATAACCTCTCCATTTTGGAGAGCCGCTTCTATCATTTTGATCTGGCCTATGACAGAACCAATGCGTCATTGGAAGCCCTTAACCGCGCTTCGGGCCGCCTTGCCAAGGGTGAGCTCTACCTCCGCCGTATGGCACTGCCAAGAGCCCTTGAGGAATACCAGGAAGCCTACGAGATGGATAGTTCCCCCCTCTCTAAAGTGAACCTTGCCCAGGTGTACCAGATCGGGGGCCGCCTGGAAGAAGCCAGGCTCTATGCCGAGGATTGCCTCAGGGCAGGGGATCTTTCGTGGATGCTCAATTATGGCATTGATCCGGTACGCTATAGAAAAGACATCCATGAGATACTCAGGAATACGTATCAGGGCCTTGAAAAAGCCGAGGCCTTTGTGGTTCCGGCCAATTTCAAAGAATGGTTCCGCAAAATTTTCAGGGTAGTTTCGTATAAGTTCAAAGCCGAAGTTCACCGCCACCTCTTCCAAAAGTACAGCCTCCTTTCGGGCAAAGCCTATGGCGAGTACACCGAAGCAGCCGAAACCCATCTCGACGCCCTTACCCAATACTACGATGCCTTTGAACACTATCCCCGCCGTGCCCTGGCGTACCTCCGTCTGGCAGGGGATTATGAGAAAGCCCTGATACCCGAATCCGCCGCAGCCTACGATTTGGAAGAAGGCGAGCTTCTTAAAAACCGGGATCTCATGTACGAAACCATCAGCCTGTTTGATCCCCAATGGGAACGGGACATGATTACCGAGGCTTATACAGAGCTTGCCTTACGGGGCCCCCGGTTTGAAAAGCAGGATGCCGCCGAGCGGGCCTTTGCCCTGAACCGGGGCAGTCTGCGCCAAAAGGGGTTGAGGCTGCCAGTGGAAATTCAGATTGAAGGGGCGTCCCAAAAAACCGCAGGGGCATTGAAAAAGGCCGCAAAGGCAGCAGGCATGGATGACAGCCCAGGCTCCCGTTATGTGCTGACCATGAGGGCAGGCGAAAGCGGAATTGAAGGTGTCGTATTCTGTGAGCTCTATGATGGGGGCAGGGGCACTTCTGTATACCGTGGGAATATAAACCTTCCATCCCTTTCGGGCAGTGACAGGGCTGTTTTTTCCAGGGCATTAAGCGACAGGGTATTCAACGGGTTTTAATTATCATCTTTGGATCGTGCATATACGTAATGCCTCAAAATAAAATCTAACCGAAAGGAACGGCTGCCTCACAATAAAAATCTAACCGTGGCTAAACATCTTCAAGAGCCGAAGCAGCAAGGGACTTCTGGCTCTGAAGCTCGAAGAGAGCCATCAGTGCATGGTTGACCAGGCGTTTCTGTTTGACCGGATTGAGACGGGCAGCCCTGCGTCGAAGCTCGTCCTTGAATGTATCAGGAAGGTCAGGGGATTCCAAGAGGCGCCTGTAGGGCGACTTGGGTTTGTCGTACACCTTCTTGACCCTGGCCCCTATCCGCTCCTTGGCGATTATTTTTTCTGAAGGGTAAAAATAGTTGAGCAGGGGACAGAGATGGCGGTAGACCTCGGCCAGGGCGTCTCTGGCCTGGAGGGTGTCATAGCGATAGTACCCCACGGTCCTGCGGACGGTCATGTCGTTTTTCTGCTCCACGAAGCAGTTGTCGTTCTTGTGGTAGGAACGGCTGCGGGTGAACTGGACGCGGTGTTCGTCACACCATGCCTTGAGCTGGTAATTAATGAACTCCCCGCCGTTATCGCTGTCGATGCCCAAAAGGGGGAAGGGAAACTGGGAGGGGAAGAGAGACACCTCCTCTTTAACCCAGCGATGGGCCTTGTTGAGGAGGGCGCGGAGCTCCACCCAGCCTGAATAGACATCGGTGGCATTGAGGGTACAGCAGAACTCGCCTGAGGCGTTTCCGCCGTCATGAACCACCGTATCCAGCTCAAAAAAGCCCGGTTTCCTCTCATCCCAGGCATAAAAGACACGGATGGGGATCTGGTGCTTGAGGAGGCCGCCGGGCCGTGTGGCGCTCCGTCCTTTTAATTCCAGCTTCTTCCGTTCAGGCTTGAGCTTCCGGTCGATGGTGGCGGGGCTTATGGCAAGCAGCTGCGCCTTTACCTCCTTGGTGATGCCAAACTCCTTGCAGGGATTGAGGAAAGGCATCTGTTCCCGGAGGAAGGGGGAAAGCCTTTTCCCGCACATGTAATCAAAGAACTCCCAAATCAGTTTGAGGGCTTTTATCGTTGCCGCCTGGTAGACCGGCTTCCGCCCTCCCCCTGCTTTTCGTTTTTTAAACGCATCGGCCTTGAGCTTAACAACCCTTCCGGCCAGTCTGACCAGTTCCGTTCTCCCCCAATTCGCCAAAAGGTGCAGGGCGTATTTCCGGTTGTACCCTGTGTTCTGGACAAACTCGTCCAGGATAGCGGTCTTGCCCTTTTTCCCGGCTTTGCGATACCGCTTGCTGATTTCTCTGGCAAGCGCCTGTTTCTCTTTCATCGTTAACCCCATTGAGCCCTCCGGTACCCTTGTTACCGGATATAGGCTACATAATTTGGGTTAGAATTTTATTATGAGGCATTCCCTGTTTTGGGTTAGATTATTTATGAGGCAACGCGATATATTGACAAATTCCCTGACTTTAACTATACTTAAGTCATTGCATTATACTTAAAGAGAATATATGAAGTACCAATTTGGCGAAAAGATACGGGCTGTCCGGGAAAGGCGGAAAATAACCCTTAAGGAAGTGGCCGAGAAGGCGGGGGTCAGCGAGAGCCTGGTTTCGCAAATCGAGAGGAACCGGGTTTCCCCGGCCATAGATACCCTTTTGGCGCTGGCAGATGCTCTGGATATCGATTTGGAGTACCTTTTTGCGGATTTCAGGCGGGACAGGGACGTTAAAGTGGTGCTAAAGAAGGAAAGGACCTCATTCACCAAACCAGGGGTGCTCTACGAAAGGATGGCCCAGGTTGAAGGCCAGAATCGTGATGGCATCGAAGCCTATTCCATTGCTGTGGCTGTGGGGGCAAAGACGGGCAGCACTGAATACGGCCACAAGGGCTGGGAACTGGGCATAGTCGAATCCGGCAGGGCCGAGCTGACTGTGGGGAATAAAACCTACAGCCTTAAGCCGGGGGATTCTGCCAGTTTCAGGGCTGACGCCCCCCATGTGCTGGCCAATGGGGGAAAGGAAACGCTTAAGCTGATTTGGATTATCACGCCTCCAAAGGGCGAGATTGGCAGTTGAATTTAAAAGAGGACCTCCACCGAAGGTTCAAGGAGCGGAAGTATGGGAAAGACCTTAGCTGAAAAAATTTTTGAAGCCCATGTGACGGACAAGCCTTTTGGAGATACCTGGGTGCTTAAGCTTGACCGGGTTTTTTGCCATGAGATCACCACACCGATAGCCATTAATGATCTTGTTTCCAAGAAAATGGACAAGGTTTTTGATCCTGGCAAAATCAAAGCGGTGATTGATCATGTCACGCCCGCGAAAGATTCCAAAACTGCGGAGCAGGGGAAGATACTGCGGGACTGGGCAAGACGCCACAAGATCAAGGACTTTTTCGATATAGGCCGCAATGGGGTCTGCCATGCTATCTTCCCCGAAAAAGGTTTTGTAAGGCCCGGCTTTACGGTGATCATGGGTGATAGCCATACCTGCACCCACGGTGCTTTCGGCGCATTTGCGGCAGGGGTGGGCACTACGGATTTGGAAGTGGGCATACTCAAAGGGGTCTGCGCCTTCCGCAAACCTGAAACTTTCAAAGTCAATCTTACAGGGAAGCTTAAAAAGGGTGTCTATGCAAAAGACATCATACTTGCAGTAATCGGGAGAATCGGTGTCGCGGGCGCTACAGATAAAGTGATGGAATTCAGGGGACCGGCAGCAGAAGCCCTCACCATGGAAGGGCGGCTCACTATTTGCAATATGGCAGTTGAAGCAGGTGCCACAAGCGGTGTCTGCATGCCCGACATGGTTACGGTCGATTATCTCTGGCCTTTCGTTGGCCCTGATGGGGATAAAACGTATGCGGCCAAAGAAGCCGCCCTGGCGGATTTTTCAAAATGGCGCAGCGATGATGACGCTGTTTATGCAGGGTCTGTCGATATTGACTGCTCAAGCTTGGATCCCCTTGCAACGGTGGATTACAAACCTGACCAGATTAGAACAATACGGCAGCTTAAGGGTACCAAAATTGATCAGGTTTACATTGGCTCCTGCACCAACGGCCGCATCGAAGATCTCAGGGAAGCGGCTGCTATAGTCAGAGGCAAAAAAATCGCGGATACCGTAAGGGGCATTGTTTCCCCGGCCACTACCGAAGTTTATAATCAGGCTTTAAGGGAAGGGCTCGTCCAGATTTTCATGGACGCAGGTTTTTGTGTTACCAATGCCACATGCGGCGCTTGCTTGGGCATGTCCAATGGCGTTCTTGCCGAAGGGGAGGTCTGCGCTTCCACAACGAACCGCAACTTTTTCGGCCGCATGGGCAAGGGCGGCATGGTTCATCTCATGAGCCCCGCATCGGCAGCGGCGGCAGCCATTGCCGGGGTTATCACTGTTTTATAAAAGGAGCCGTATATGAAACATTTTGGCGGGCAAGTATTATTCCTGGATCGCAGCGACATCAACACTGATGAAATTATCCCTGCAAAATACCTCAATGAAAATTCCCGGGAAGCCCTTAAGCCGAATCTGCTTGAAGATTTAAAACTTCCTGGTTTTGATCTTAAAAAGGATATAGAGGGAAAAGGCGCGATCCTTACCAGGGCTAATTTCGGCTGCGGAAGCTCCCGTGAACATGCGCCCTGGGCCCTGGAAGCGAATGGCATCAATATTGTTATTGGCGAAAGTTTTGCAAGGATATTCAGACAGAATATGTACAATTGCGGCATGATAGCTGCCGAGCTGCCAAAATCTGTGATTGACGAAATCTTCAGGGAATTCGGCACAGTCGGCGCATCTCTCTCGCTCGATATGGAAAAAGGGATTTTGAGCTTTGTAAACGGGGGCAAGGGAAAAAACATTCCTTTTATGCTCCAGGGTTTTGAGAAAGCCCTGGTAGAGGCGGGCGGGTGGGTTGAATTTGCCGCCGCCCGGTACTAAAATAGAAGTATTATGTTTAGCATTACAGTTCAGCCCAGGTTTGGGGATATGGATATTTTGGGGCACATCAACAACACAGTCCCCGCAGCCTGGTGTGAACTTGCCGGAACTTCGGTATTAAAAATTTTTAGCCCTGATCTGAATATATCCCTGGATACCTTGTCTCTCATTGTAGCCCATACGGACTTTGATTTTCTTGTGGAAATGGGCATTAAGTCCGCAATAGAAATCAAAACATGGATAAGCAAAATCGGCACTTCTTCTTTTACGATTTACCATGAGATCTGGCAGGACAGCCGCTGCTGTGTGAAAAGCCATGCAGTATTGGTGTGTTTTAATTTTATTACCAAAAAAAGCTTTCCCATACCGGAAGATAAAAGAAAAATACTGGAAGAGCATTTTATCCGCATTGAGGAAGTTTAATACCCGGAATTGCTGATGAAAGAGATCTA is drawn from Leadbettera azotonutricia ZAS-9 and contains these coding sequences:
- a CDS encoding helix-turn-helix domain-containing protein; translated protein: MKYQFGEKIRAVRERRKITLKEVAEKAGVSESLVSQIERNRVSPAIDTLLALADALDIDLEYLFADFRRDRDVKVVLKKERTSFTKPGVLYERMAQVEGQNRDGIEAYSIAVAVGAKTGSTEYGHKGWELGIVESGRAELTVGNKTYSLKPGDSASFRADAPHVLANGGKETLKLIWIITPPKGEIGS
- a CDS encoding integrase catalytic domain-containing protein; translation: MGLTMKEKQALAREISKRYRKAGKKGKTAILDEFVQNTGYNRKYALHLLANWGRTELVRLAGRVVKLKADAFKKRKAGGGRKPVYQAATIKALKLIWEFFDYMCGKRLSPFLREQMPFLNPCKEFGITKEVKAQLLAISPATIDRKLKPERKKLELKGRSATRPGGLLKHQIPIRVFYAWDERKPGFFELDTVVHDGGNASGEFCCTLNATDVYSGWVELRALLNKAHRWVKEEVSLFPSQFPFPLLGIDSDNGGEFINYQLKAWCDEHRVQFTRSRSYHKNDNCFVEQKNDMTVRRTVGYYRYDTLQARDALAEVYRHLCPLLNYFYPSEKIIAKERIGARVKKVYDKPKSPYRRLLESPDLPDTFKDELRRRAARLNPVKQKRLVNHALMALFELQSQKSLAASALEDV
- a CDS encoding 3-isopropylmalate dehydratase small subunit, which codes for MKHFGGQVLFLDRSDINTDEIIPAKYLNENSREALKPNLLEDLKLPGFDLKKDIEGKGAILTRANFGCGSSREHAPWALEANGINIVIGESFARIFRQNMYNCGMIAAELPKSVIDEIFREFGTVGASLSLDMEKGILSFVNGGKGKNIPFMLQGFEKALVEAGGWVEFAAARY
- a CDS encoding 3-isopropylmalate dehydratase large subunit, giving the protein MGKTLAEKIFEAHVTDKPFGDTWVLKLDRVFCHEITTPIAINDLVSKKMDKVFDPGKIKAVIDHVTPAKDSKTAEQGKILRDWARRHKIKDFFDIGRNGVCHAIFPEKGFVRPGFTVIMGDSHTCTHGAFGAFAAGVGTTDLEVGILKGVCAFRKPETFKVNLTGKLKKGVYAKDIILAVIGRIGVAGATDKVMEFRGPAAEALTMEGRLTICNMAVEAGATSGVCMPDMVTVDYLWPFVGPDGDKTYAAKEAALADFSKWRSDDDAVYAGSVDIDCSSLDPLATVDYKPDQIRTIRQLKGTKIDQVYIGSCTNGRIEDLREAAAIVRGKKIADTVRGIVSPATTEVYNQALREGLVQIFMDAGFCVTNATCGACLGMSNGVLAEGEVCASTTNRNFFGRMGKGGMVHLMSPASAAAAAIAGVITVL
- a CDS encoding acyl-CoA thioesterase — its product is MFSITVQPRFGDMDILGHINNTVPAAWCELAGTSVLKIFSPDLNISLDTLSLIVAHTDFDFLVEMGIKSAIEIKTWISKIGTSSFTIYHEIWQDSRCCVKSHAVLVCFNFITKKSFPIPEDKRKILEEHFIRIEEV
- a CDS encoding transglutaminase domain-containing protein, producing MENAAIRKNCPWVLALVPRTAALFILLWQLRFLAADLSDTPVFAAALIGALGAAIFLYWKGARPVAGILAIALVPWAARLFIALPRWLAPNFSSALILDSLLLNLDRNYFAALLPFYWIAVTSFFSLRSRAFLRADIIAADTLFLVLFSIAPSAAMEAYRWPVLMIAVFAGVFFLQILAFMLSLPPEIKLSKKEGVLAAGAVLLLVILGGALFIRPSQEKAAERGGGLLEPKLFRFDFSQVLRLDTEISVNDDLVLIVKKDAEDTHILLRRYTLSGYDKKQGFYRFDAIDEKTHPQRLPDRPTILEENETIQDYRETDQEYYLVNFDSSAFIGMNKPVEVVPFETWDASSFSSAYAVKSHTSEALPFELIDAVPQALFSASSLGLSEEDYKLYTEYGDDGEIEAYAREITQGLDTYWEQVQALYDWLKYGDYRYSLKPGIAPDGDQLKYFLFDVKKGYCSYYAFAFTLMLRSLGIPSRAAAGFFIDPDTNAFDYYPVRADMAHAWVEVWYPGYGWIEYDPTAEELAEGEEFRFSSGTPPEIFERLMKEILDNHSRLKPREGEGEENRKNGLANLGRETLKFVKTTGPFLLLFAVILLFAMLRTGFLLLSLLASGPRRKALFLWAHCKRRLSLGGFRKPPSRAEAEWAKSSDSRFAGFYALYQSYAAARFAQDYMPEDWKLMEENYHLFAGAYHNTVSPGRRVLAWLLPPLALTLRNSKAGTGNGFAVLLLIVLFSLAGDRARAQDVAANPDDIYSFALDAQNAENWERAVELYSMGSKYYPGDLRFPWALGNLYYQRRLFRLAWEEYTRADKLAPWDPDILFQLSRTAAYLNEDTSSAACLEQLLMLEPDNREAIGNLGWMYYKIHRLEEGEALLISAMERMGVDADFSMTLGTIYSDMFNYPEAKYWYQEAIAGAENIGDRLFAAVAHYNLSILESRFYHFDLAYDRTNASLEALNRASGRLAKGELYLRRMALPRALEEYQEAYEMDSSPLSKVNLAQVYQIGGRLEEARLYAEDCLRAGDLSWMLNYGIDPVRYRKDIHEILRNTYQGLEKAEAFVVPANFKEWFRKIFRVVSYKFKAEVHRHLFQKYSLLSGKAYGEYTEAAETHLDALTQYYDAFEHYPRRALAYLRLAGDYEKALIPESAAAYDLEEGELLKNRDLMYETISLFDPQWERDMITEAYTELALRGPRFEKQDAAERAFALNRGSLRQKGLRLPVEIQIEGASQKTAGALKKAAKAAGMDDSPGSRYVLTMRAGESGIEGVVFCELYDGGRGTSVYRGNINLPSLSGSDRAVFSRALSDRVFNGF